A stretch of Desulfitobacterium dichloroeliminans LMG P-21439 DNA encodes these proteins:
- a CDS encoding 2-hydroxymuconate tautomerase has product MPFVQIDLLEGRTHEQKRQMVEKVTQAIVESTGAKPESVSIIIREMARGDFATGGILATDK; this is encoded by the coding sequence ATGCCATTCGTTCAGATTGATTTACTAGAAGGGCGGACACATGAGCAAAAAAGGCAAATGGTAGAAAAAGTGACCCAGGCCATTGTCGAATCCACAGGTGCGAAACCTGAGAGTGTAAGTATTATTATTCGGGAGATGGCCAGGGGAGATTTTGCGACGGGCGGAATCCTCGCTACCGATAAGTAA
- a CDS encoding fumarylacetoacetate hydrolase family protein, translated as MRYLRFSYEGKILFGQVEGESINVLDRSYLEDGCQKTGQIISLAGVRLLAPVQPSKIVCIGLNYAKHIVELGHTRHDDPVIFLKPSTALIGPEDVIDYPDMSQQVEYEAELVVVMGKTAKNISVDQAPDYIFGYTCGNDVTARDLQKKDGQWTRCKGFDTFCPIGPWIVPELDYNNLNIRSLLNGEVRQSSNTRNLLSSVPELISYISQIMTLNPGDLIMTGTPEGVGPMKAGDVITVEIEGIGKLENKVS; from the coding sequence ATGAGATACTTAAGGTTTTCTTATGAGGGGAAAATACTATTCGGCCAAGTCGAGGGTGAAAGTATCAATGTTCTTGACCGATCATATTTAGAAGATGGTTGCCAGAAAACCGGACAAATCATTTCCTTGGCAGGGGTGCGTCTCTTAGCACCGGTACAGCCGAGTAAAATTGTTTGCATCGGCTTAAACTATGCCAAGCACATCGTGGAGTTAGGACATACTCGCCATGATGACCCCGTGATTTTCCTTAAACCCTCGACAGCATTGATCGGCCCAGAAGATGTGATTGATTATCCGGATATGAGCCAACAAGTTGAATATGAGGCTGAGCTTGTGGTAGTCATGGGGAAAACCGCCAAGAATATCTCGGTAGACCAGGCGCCGGATTATATCTTTGGTTATACCTGTGGAAATGATGTCACGGCAAGAGATTTACAAAAGAAGGATGGTCAATGGACCCGCTGTAAAGGTTTCGATACCTTTTGTCCCATCGGTCCGTGGATTGTTCCAGAACTTGATTATAATAACTTGAACATCCGTTCTTTACTGAATGGTGAAGTGAGGCAGTCTTCCAATACTCGAAATTTACTTAGTTCTGTTCCCGAGTTAATCAGCTATATTTCACAGATCATGACACTGAACCCCGGAGACCTTATTATGACCGGTACTCCGGAAGGAGTTGGCCCCATGAAAGCTGGCGATGTCATCACCGTTGAGATCGAAGGCATCGGCAAGCTAGAGAATAAGGTCAGTTAG
- a CDS encoding HD-GYP domain-containing protein: protein MRQVSVNTLKIGDVLGKTIYSSNGRVLLGKGVKLTPLYISKMRDMGITIVYIEDDRFEDVVPEDIIDEDNRRQAIEIIEQASQAIRVGKDIDDFHLRNMVSKIVEEIMFKKDILVNMMDIRSKDNHTFAHSVNVCVLATVLGKVMLLDKEKLETLAIGALLHDIGMVHLPQSLLEKHDSLTEEEEELVKTHTKLGFEELRKRKDLNLVVAHIAFQHHEYIDGTGYPRQLRGDEIHPLAQIVAIANLYDKLTSDHSGMERIMPHEGCEVLMGLVGKAFPLEPVRLFLRNIAAYPSGSTVRLNTGEIGVVVNQNPSIPARPVVRVFDDMKFEVGQAKEYNMVEKRTIFITEVLS, encoded by the coding sequence GTGCGTCAAGTCAGTGTGAATACCCTAAAAATCGGTGATGTATTGGGGAAAACTATATATTCGAGCAACGGGCGGGTTTTACTTGGAAAAGGGGTTAAACTCACACCTCTCTATATTAGTAAAATGAGAGACATGGGAATCACCATAGTTTATATTGAGGATGATCGTTTTGAAGACGTTGTCCCGGAAGATATAATCGATGAAGATAATCGCCGGCAAGCTATTGAAATTATCGAGCAGGCATCTCAAGCTATCCGAGTGGGAAAGGATATCGATGATTTTCATTTGCGCAACATGGTGAGTAAAATCGTGGAAGAAATCATGTTTAAAAAAGACATCCTAGTCAATATGATGGATATTCGTAGTAAGGATAATCATACCTTTGCGCACTCCGTGAATGTTTGTGTCCTTGCTACTGTTTTGGGCAAGGTTATGCTTTTGGATAAAGAAAAATTGGAAACCCTCGCGATTGGTGCCCTTCTTCATGACATCGGTATGGTACACCTTCCACAAAGTCTCCTTGAGAAGCATGATTCTCTGACAGAAGAAGAAGAGGAGCTGGTGAAGACCCATACGAAACTCGGCTTTGAAGAGCTTCGCAAGCGTAAGGACCTCAATCTTGTTGTTGCCCATATTGCCTTTCAGCACCATGAATATATTGATGGAACCGGTTATCCCCGCCAGCTTAGAGGAGATGAAATCCATCCTCTTGCTCAAATCGTAGCTATTGCCAACCTCTATGATAAATTGACCTCCGATCATAGCGGCATGGAGAGAATTATGCCTCACGAAGGGTGTGAAGTTCTCATGGGCCTTGTGGGTAAAGCCTTCCCCTTAGAGCCTGTGCGCTTGTTTCTTCGCAATATTGCAGCTTATCCCTCGGGGAGTACAGTTCGTTTGAACACCGGGGAGATTGGGGTAGTGGTTAACCAAAATCCCAGTATTCCAGCACGACCGGTGGTTCGCGTGTTTGATGATATGAAGTTTGAGGTAGGACAGGCCAAAGAATATAATATGGTTGAGAAGAGAACCATCTTTATTACCGAGGTGTTAAGCTAA
- the pheA gene encoding prephenate dehydratase, with translation MRIGYLGPTGSFSEEALQLFLTTQPEIMEPPVELIPFTTIPKLLTACQALEIEGAFVPLENSTEGQVAVTMDMLGQTENLYIMREFIHPVDQCLITAKPLHPQEIEQVFSHEQALGQCRDFLETQLPQARHSPCFSTAEAATKISHNPDNNWAAIGPRRSAEIYKLHCLAEKIQDSMLNATRFAFVGHHLAEMSEEDKTSLLIVTGDTPGALASALQEFSQRNINLSRIESRPSKKRLGEYVFFIDIDGYVFSSSLQDALWALKNIGVNTKLLGSYPKAKPLAKD, from the coding sequence ATGAGAATTGGATATTTGGGACCGACGGGCAGCTTTTCAGAAGAAGCGCTCCAGCTCTTTTTAACCACTCAACCGGAAATAATGGAACCTCCAGTGGAGCTCATTCCTTTCACAACGATTCCTAAACTTTTAACTGCTTGTCAAGCTCTTGAGATTGAAGGTGCCTTCGTTCCGCTAGAAAACTCAACCGAAGGTCAAGTTGCCGTTACCATGGATATGCTAGGTCAAACTGAAAATCTGTATATTATGAGAGAATTTATTCACCCAGTCGATCAATGCTTAATCACCGCCAAACCACTGCACCCGCAGGAGATTGAACAAGTATTTTCTCACGAACAAGCCTTAGGGCAATGTCGTGACTTCTTAGAAACTCAACTACCCCAAGCAAGGCATTCTCCCTGCTTCAGTACTGCGGAGGCGGCAACGAAAATCTCACATAATCCGGACAATAATTGGGCTGCCATCGGTCCTCGTCGATCAGCAGAAATCTATAAACTACACTGTCTAGCTGAAAAAATTCAAGACTCTATGCTCAATGCGACACGTTTTGCTTTCGTTGGTCATCATCTCGCCGAGATGAGCGAGGAAGACAAGACATCACTTCTAATTGTCACAGGAGATACTCCCGGTGCCCTAGCCAGTGCACTTCAAGAATTTTCCCAACGAAATATAAATTTAAGCCGTATTGAATCGCGACCTTCAAAAAAAAGGTTGGGAGAGTATGTGTTCTTCATTGACATCGATGGTTATGTTTTCTCTTCTTCGCTCCAAGATGCTCTCTGGGCTTTAAAAAATATAGGCGTTAATACTAAACTTCTCGGCTCATACCCTAAAGCCAAACCACTCGCCAAAGATTAA
- a CDS encoding MFS transporter, with product MNLKKIEVLSASLLIVLFAQIFPYALRHGRILLWILGVGGFLLLAIVIMVARNRERVINEEDTYSDQPEVIDLKGSEEAQIVTDSTVVLIEVQQQMDLEAEVAEDDDSKAELIVEDLADAANYKEFKDSKEPTESIEATEAPELPVEPELIEVIELEQDNEPLEPIDAGFYEEPNGFETVLLSEETESNASSSSLITSFRQTEEFGLEYLIDRGFQAKEQGRFHLAAEWFILALEQKPSYDIAYYLIMEICEHWKNGSSIYDALDKVTPYLNEYIQNAPPEWGIKLVEWLEVENLPVPREILGRND from the coding sequence TTGAATTTGAAGAAGATCGAGGTTTTATCGGCGTCCTTGTTAATTGTTTTATTTGCCCAAATTTTCCCTTATGCACTACGCCATGGAAGAATTTTGCTTTGGATTTTAGGCGTTGGTGGGTTCCTGCTTTTAGCCATAGTAATCATGGTTGCTAGGAATCGGGAAAGGGTCATCAATGAAGAGGATACCTATTCGGATCAACCAGAAGTCATTGATTTAAAGGGATCGGAAGAAGCACAAATCGTGACAGATTCTACGGTAGTACTCATAGAGGTTCAGCAACAGATGGATTTAGAGGCAGAGGTTGCAGAGGATGATGATTCCAAAGCGGAGCTTATTGTAGAAGATCTTGCCGATGCTGCGAATTATAAAGAATTTAAGGATTCTAAGGAACCAACTGAGTCAATTGAAGCAACTGAAGCGCCTGAACTACCCGTAGAACCTGAATTAATTGAGGTAATTGAGCTTGAGCAGGATAATGAGCCTCTAGAACCGATTGATGCAGGATTCTACGAGGAACCTAATGGTTTTGAGACAGTGTTATTGAGCGAGGAGACTGAAAGCAACGCGTCCTCATCGTCATTGATTACTTCGTTCAGGCAGACTGAAGAATTCGGTTTAGAGTACCTTATTGATCGTGGGTTCCAGGCGAAGGAACAGGGACGCTTTCACCTTGCTGCTGAATGGTTTATTTTGGCCTTAGAACAAAAGCCATCTTATGACATTGCTTATTACTTAATTATGGAAATTTGTGAACACTGGAAAAATGGTTCCTCAATTTATGATGCGTTGGATAAGGTCACTCCTTATCTCAATGAATATATTCAAAATGCACCTCCGGAGTGGGGTATTAAACTCGTGGAATGGCTAGAAGTGGAAAACCTACCTGTTCCAAGGGAGATTTTAGGAAGGAATGATTAA
- a CDS encoding PRC-barrel domain-containing protein, translating to MKASAEIKGLRIISISEGTQVGVVKDYILNPQKGSLDFFVVDQPTDYFGAKVISFADIIGLGEFALTVPNPDVIQSVANSNEAQELIQQGVQVIGTKVLTKKGALIGEVKEILIDEQTGKIAQCVITDNNGDGHQVNGEQIITYGKELLIIEVDPRESVTEVVSQAVSGRIEVVEPKVSEAPLVAAEEGSASQQNEAPEFNLFEQRQLQYFVGKTVVQDVELDNGEILHAGEPMTETTIRQITTRSKLMEITSLLHKN from the coding sequence ATGAAGGCAAGTGCAGAAATCAAAGGTTTGCGTATTATTAGCATATCAGAAGGAACACAAGTGGGAGTGGTAAAAGACTATATTCTTAATCCTCAAAAGGGAAGCTTAGATTTTTTTGTGGTGGATCAACCCACAGATTATTTTGGAGCTAAAGTGATTTCCTTCGCTGATATTATTGGATTAGGAGAGTTTGCTTTGACCGTTCCTAACCCGGATGTGATTCAAAGTGTGGCTAATAGCAATGAAGCGCAAGAATTGATTCAACAAGGTGTTCAGGTTATAGGAACGAAAGTATTGACAAAAAAAGGTGCATTGATTGGGGAAGTTAAAGAGATTCTCATCGACGAACAGACCGGAAAGATTGCTCAGTGCGTAATTACGGACAATAATGGCGATGGGCATCAAGTTAATGGGGAACAAATCATTACTTATGGTAAAGAGCTCCTGATTATTGAAGTGGATCCTCGGGAATCTGTAACTGAAGTTGTTAGTCAAGCTGTAAGCGGTAGAATTGAAGTGGTAGAACCAAAGGTTAGCGAAGCTCCTCTAGTAGCTGCCGAAGAAGGTTCAGCAAGTCAACAAAATGAAGCTCCAGAGTTCAATCTCTTTGAGCAACGTCAACTGCAATATTTTGTTGGTAAGACTGTAGTTCAAGATGTTGAATTGGATAATGGCGAAATATTACATGCAGGTGAGCCGATGACAGAAACTACAATTCGTCAGATTACTACACGAAGCAAGCTAATGGAAATCACTTCTTTACTTCATAAGAACTAA
- a CDS encoding uridine kinase family protein — translation MSVKETTHRQYRQTLIFGLIMIIEELFPQEKLKIQYSILDGVYCELENSPLSSREVSQIDERLHEWVDTKPQILSCEEEDGFFHTKVNQTFVKSLYPALRPTGALYPYTLIYYHPGFILHFSNSEYPCELPNFVPPEKLAATFLESQRWVENLHLDQVEDINQNILDGKTMELISLAEALHEKKISLIADRILSQIKNLRIILISGPSSSGKTTFAQRLSTQLCVNGIRPNALSLDDYFLDREHTPRDQDGQYDFEALEALDLPLLNQHVSALIRGEEIECPIFDFVEGRRKNEGKRMKLANDEILIMEGIHALNPRLLPSLVRSHLFKIYISALFQPNIDAHNRISTTDVRQIRRIVRDDKYRGINSEKTLNQWPSVRRGEINNIFPYQEEADVMFNSSLLYELNALKAYAEPLLITITTDHPYHATAAHLLRLLHHFQTMDVGKVPFNSILREFIGGGIY, via the coding sequence ATGAGTGTAAAGGAGACTACTCACCGTCAATATCGGCAAACCCTCATTTTCGGTTTAATAATGATTATCGAGGAGCTTTTCCCACAAGAAAAACTCAAGATTCAGTATTCCATTTTGGATGGTGTATACTGCGAATTAGAAAATTCCCCTCTCTCTTCTCGAGAAGTATCCCAAATCGATGAAAGGTTGCATGAGTGGGTAGACACCAAGCCCCAAATCCTGTCCTGCGAGGAGGAGGATGGGTTCTTCCACACAAAGGTCAACCAGACATTTGTAAAGTCTCTTTACCCTGCTTTACGCCCCACAGGAGCCCTTTACCCCTATACCTTAATCTATTATCATCCTGGCTTTATCTTACACTTCTCCAACTCTGAATATCCCTGCGAGCTACCCAACTTTGTCCCGCCAGAAAAATTAGCCGCCACCTTTCTGGAATCTCAACGTTGGGTAGAAAACCTCCACTTGGATCAGGTAGAAGATATTAATCAAAATATCCTTGATGGTAAAACCATGGAGTTAATCTCTTTAGCAGAAGCATTACATGAAAAGAAAATCTCATTAATTGCAGACCGAATCCTCAGCCAAATTAAAAATCTACGTATTATTCTTATCTCAGGCCCTTCATCTTCTGGAAAAACCACTTTCGCTCAACGCCTATCTACTCAACTTTGTGTTAATGGTATTCGTCCCAACGCCCTGTCTCTGGATGATTATTTCTTAGACCGAGAGCACACCCCTCGCGATCAAGACGGTCAATATGATTTCGAGGCTCTTGAAGCTCTCGACTTACCTCTATTAAATCAACATGTAAGTGCATTAATTCGTGGTGAAGAAATTGAGTGTCCTATCTTCGATTTTGTGGAGGGGCGACGCAAGAACGAAGGTAAACGTATGAAATTAGCAAACGATGAAATATTGATTATGGAAGGGATCCATGCGCTAAATCCACGGCTATTACCCTCTTTGGTGCGTTCTCATCTCTTCAAGATCTATATAAGTGCCCTCTTCCAGCCCAATATTGATGCTCATAACCGAATCTCGACAACGGATGTACGTCAAATTCGGCGTATCGTCCGCGATGATAAGTACCGGGGGATTAACTCCGAAAAAACCCTTAATCAATGGCCCAGTGTACGACGAGGAGAGATCAACAACATTTTCCCCTATCAAGAGGAAGCAGATGTTATGTTCAATTCCAGCCTATTATATGAATTGAACGCTCTTAAAGCCTATGCGGAACCTCTGCTCATTACCATTACAACTGACCATCCCTATCATGCCACCGCGGCCCATCTCTTAAGACTTCTACATCATTTTCAAACTATGGATGTGGGTAAAGTTCCTTTCAACTCTATCTTAAGAGAGTTTATTGGTGGCGGAATATATTAG
- a CDS encoding GIY-YIG nuclease family protein, producing MYWVYILLCAGKTLYTGITPHLERRIKEHNEGKGAKYTRGRRPVILKQAWVVENRSQALRLEAFIKRFSRQEKEAMIASPELLLQLAKEKDYEFGIGVLNS from the coding sequence ATGTACTGGGTTTATATCCTTCTTTGTGCAGGAAAGACTCTCTATACAGGTATAACACCGCACTTGGAGAGAAGAATTAAGGAGCACAATGAGGGGAAAGGTGCTAAGTATACCCGAGGACGGAGGCCTGTAATTCTCAAGCAAGCTTGGGTAGTGGAGAACCGCAGTCAGGCACTTCGCTTAGAAGCTTTCATCAAACGCTTTTCACGACAGGAAAAGGAAGCCATGATTGCTTCTCCGGAACTGCTACTTCAGCTAGCTAAAGAGAAGGATTACGAGTTTGGCATTGGGGTGCTAAATAGTTGA
- the nth gene encoding endonuclease III, whose translation MSKDDSELLTAPQRVESILILLGKTYPDAHCELNFSSPFELLIATMLSAQATDKKVNQVTEKLFLKHKTPEDFLTLTLYEMENAIKELGLYHNKAKNILSTCRILVEDYGSRVPDQMDALTQLPGVGRKTANVVLSNAFNIPALAVDTHVLRVSNRLGLASGTNPDLIEKQLKSLIPRSQWIQAHHWLIWHGRRICAARNPKCQDCPLTTLCPSSSIPVPIPN comes from the coding sequence ATGAGCAAAGACGATTCCGAACTATTAACCGCCCCGCAAAGAGTGGAGTCTATTCTGATCCTTTTGGGAAAGACTTACCCTGATGCCCATTGTGAACTTAACTTTTCCAGCCCATTTGAGCTGCTTATCGCCACCATGCTCAGTGCTCAGGCTACGGATAAAAAAGTGAACCAAGTGACTGAAAAGCTCTTCCTGAAACACAAAACTCCTGAAGACTTTTTGACCTTGACTCTGTACGAGATGGAAAACGCCATCAAAGAACTAGGACTCTACCATAATAAAGCCAAAAACATCCTCTCTACCTGCCGTATTTTAGTAGAGGACTATGGAAGTAGGGTTCCCGATCAGATGGACGCTCTGACTCAATTGCCCGGAGTGGGCAGAAAAACAGCCAATGTGGTATTAAGTAATGCCTTTAATATACCCGCTTTGGCTGTGGACACCCATGTTCTCCGCGTCTCTAATCGCTTGGGATTAGCCTCTGGCACAAATCCCGATCTCATTGAGAAACAGCTGAAGAGCCTGATTCCCCGTTCTCAGTGGATTCAAGCTCATCATTGGCTTATTTGGCATGGCCGCAGAATCTGTGCCGCCCGAAATCCCAAATGCCAAGATTGTCCCTTGACTACTTTGTGTCCAAGCTCATCCATCCCGGTCCCAATACCAAATTAG
- a CDS encoding VanW family protein: MLRRKTWGLLFAILLGQLLISILAGASVTYGAGYAKAPDGLVIWGKDISGMVQEEAYEVLIEEIPKAVIHDQTIYPLVLTQTYQNLHDYLTSQFTISTGNFITDSLEYLRRMSFSSPSPQKLYDEEIVSQLKTIAQSIDQEGKASRVYYGDGSVVLDRGSAGVLVNVERSWEQLLQSDGLEAVPLITEVIEIHPTTAELAKVKSPLGDYTTYFDPYFYERVNNVQLAAEAINGLLLPPGEEFSFNDVVGKRDPERGYLPAYVFLGNQVGIDDGGGICQDSTTLYQAVKQANLQILERHTHSLPVSYVPLQEDATVAYGVLDFRFRNSTQSYLLISATTGKNWIRVRVFGQSDSRHPLLQEPDGYPVKPEDWLSDPK; encoded by the coding sequence ATGTTAAGAAGGAAAACATGGGGGCTTCTTTTTGCTATCCTACTTGGTCAGCTCCTCATTTCCATTCTGGCTGGAGCTTCTGTTACCTATGGGGCTGGTTATGCCAAGGCACCTGATGGACTGGTTATCTGGGGTAAAGATATTAGTGGAATGGTTCAAGAAGAAGCGTATGAAGTGCTTATTGAGGAGATTCCTAAGGCCGTGATCCACGATCAAACTATTTACCCATTAGTGCTTACCCAAACCTATCAAAATCTGCACGATTATCTGACAAGTCAATTCACAATTTCAACGGGTAACTTCATCACGGATTCCTTAGAATATTTGCGCAGAATGTCTTTTTCATCTCCATCACCCCAAAAACTTTATGATGAAGAGATTGTTTCCCAATTGAAAACAATTGCCCAAAGCATAGATCAAGAGGGAAAGGCTTCTCGAGTTTATTATGGAGATGGTTCAGTAGTATTAGATAGGGGTAGCGCCGGAGTGCTCGTTAATGTTGAAAGATCATGGGAACAATTACTACAAAGCGACGGTTTAGAGGCGGTACCGTTAATCACCGAGGTTATAGAGATTCATCCTACAACTGCGGAGTTGGCGAAAGTAAAGAGCCCTTTAGGTGATTATACGACTTATTTTGACCCTTATTTTTATGAGCGTGTAAATAATGTCCAGCTTGCGGCTGAGGCAATCAATGGGCTCCTCCTTCCCCCTGGTGAAGAGTTCTCTTTTAATGATGTAGTGGGAAAACGGGATCCCGAGCGCGGATATTTACCAGCTTATGTTTTTTTGGGCAATCAAGTCGGTATCGATGATGGTGGGGGGATCTGTCAGGATTCTACAACCCTATATCAGGCGGTCAAACAGGCTAATCTACAGATTTTAGAAAGACATACTCATTCATTACCAGTTTCCTATGTCCCTCTACAAGAGGATGCTACTGTTGCTTATGGAGTACTAGATTTTCGTTTCCGTAATTCGACGCAAAGTTATTTGCTGATAAGTGCTACTACAGGTAAGAACTGGATTAGAGTGAGGGTCTTTGGTCAATCTGATTCAAGACATCCTTTACTTCAAGAACCCGATGGCTATCCAGTAAAACCGGAAGATTGGTTAAGTGATCCTAAATAG
- the thrC gene encoding threonine synthase — translation MYESTRGNYPEQTGKEAIALGMVPVGGLFVPKHYPKINWEDIRGITYPQLAQLIFQSYLPDFTKEKCIEASEIYNKNVFDSDNPAPLVNVGKMGILELWHGPTAAFKDMALQVLPHLLGESMKVLTQTDRVLILVATSGDTGKAALEGFKNVKGTEIIVFYPESGVSTVQERQMTTTDGVNTRVVPVMGNFDQCQSAVKEIFANSKLRETFNQRGIAFSSANSINWGRLLPQIVYYFWAYLQAVESQSLRPGEKMNVVVPTGNFGNILAAYYARMMGLPINKLICASNENNVLTDFFVEGIYNRNRSFYVTSSPSMDILISSNFERFLYEMSGKRPDKINNWYKQLQERGEFKVDSDTLAMAREAVVAGWASEAEVQMVIKAVYQEYSYVLDPHTAVAVKVYDDYTKKTGDKTFTIIASTASPFKFAKTVLEGIDASAVSGDEWINLKKLSEITGWAIPQGLQGLEDKQTFGLSHVRPKEISELIRKVYIS, via the coding sequence TTGTACGAAAGCACTAGAGGAAACTATCCGGAACAAACAGGAAAAGAAGCCATTGCCTTGGGTATGGTTCCGGTGGGAGGATTATTTGTTCCAAAGCATTACCCTAAAATCAACTGGGAAGACATTCGCGGAATAACCTATCCGCAGCTTGCCCAATTGATTTTTCAATCCTATCTTCCCGATTTTACGAAAGAAAAATGTATTGAGGCTTCAGAAATATATAATAAGAATGTCTTTGATTCTGATAATCCCGCACCATTGGTAAACGTAGGGAAGATGGGAATACTGGAATTATGGCATGGACCTACTGCTGCCTTTAAGGATATGGCGTTACAAGTTCTGCCCCATTTACTTGGAGAAAGTATGAAGGTTTTAACCCAAACAGATAGAGTCCTGATTCTTGTAGCTACTTCGGGTGATACCGGCAAGGCTGCCTTGGAAGGCTTTAAGAATGTAAAGGGCACAGAGATTATAGTCTTTTATCCCGAGAGTGGCGTCAGCACCGTTCAAGAGCGGCAAATGACCACAACTGATGGAGTGAATACCCGAGTGGTTCCCGTCATGGGCAACTTTGACCAATGTCAATCCGCAGTAAAGGAGATCTTCGCCAATTCAAAATTGAGAGAAACCTTTAATCAACGGGGGATCGCTTTTTCTTCAGCTAATTCAATCAACTGGGGTAGGCTCTTGCCGCAAATCGTCTATTATTTTTGGGCTTATCTACAAGCAGTGGAGTCCCAATCACTTCGTCCCGGAGAAAAGATGAATGTGGTTGTGCCCACGGGTAACTTTGGTAATATCCTTGCAGCCTATTATGCCAGGATGATGGGGTTACCGATTAATAAACTGATTTGTGCCTCCAATGAGAATAATGTTTTGACGGATTTCTTTGTTGAGGGAATCTACAATCGTAATCGATCTTTTTATGTGACCTCCTCGCCATCGATGGATATCTTGATATCCAGCAACTTCGAACGCTTTTTGTATGAGATGTCGGGGAAAAGACCGGATAAAATCAACAATTGGTATAAACAACTTCAGGAACGAGGTGAATTCAAGGTTGATTCCGACACACTGGCCATGGCAAGGGAGGCAGTTGTTGCCGGCTGGGCCAGTGAAGCAGAGGTTCAGATGGTCATTAAGGCTGTCTACCAAGAATACTCTTATGTCTTAGATCCTCATACTGCCGTTGCCGTGAAAGTATACGATGATTATACGAAGAAGACGGGTGATAAGACATTTACAATCATTGCTTCAACGGCAAGCCCGTTCAAATTTGCTAAAACTGTTCTTGAGGGCATCGATGCCAGTGCTGTATCAGGGGATGAATGGATTAATTTAAAGAAGCTGAGTGAGATCACCGGTTGGGCGATTCCCCAAGGACTTCAGGGATTAGAGGATAAACAAACCTTTGGTCTGAGCCACGTCAGACCAAAAGAGATTTCTGAGCTGATTAGAAAAGTTTATATATCTTAA